A stretch of the Lactuca sativa cultivar Salinas chromosome 9, Lsat_Salinas_v11, whole genome shotgun sequence genome encodes the following:
- the LOC111896810 gene encoding zinc finger BED domain-containing protein RICESLEEPER 3: protein MQATITRMCLCQDEQKKKMATSMKAKYDKYWDNVDNMNYLLHVAVVLDPRNKLRYVNYCIEMIYGKNSEKGKEISGKVKQTLEDLFNHYKSKAEKTNVQNTQDGVFIDKSSSVGEMDVDLELEFDKHDDEGQDTKSEVEIYLADGREKRDQTSDLLGWWKSNSVKFLILSKVAKHVLAMPISTIASESAFSTGGRVIDKYRSSLNTDTAKALICVQDWIRSSSVDLELGCNMSSKDIDELNEKMAEMLLKGKNSSDDGPQKV from the exons ATGCAAGCGACAATCACAAGGATGTGCTTATGTCAAGATGAACAAAAGAAAAAGATGGCAACGTCGATGAAAGCCAAGTATGATAAATACTGGGACAATGTGGATAATATGAATTATCTATTGCATGTTGCGGTTGTTTTGGATCCGCGCAACAAGCTTCGATACGTCAATTATTGCATTGAAATGATATATGGTAAGAACTCTGAGAAAGGCAAAGAGATATCGGGGAAGGTAAAGCAGACTCTTGAAGATTTGTTTAACCATTATAAGAGTAAAGCAGAAAAAACCAATGTACAAAACACACAAGATGGTGTTTTTATTGATAAGTCAAGTAGTGTTGGTGAGATGGATGTTGATTTGGAGCTTGAGTTTGACAAACATGACGATGAGGGTCAAGATACTAAGAGTGAGGTGGAGATCTATTTAGCAGATGGAAGGGAAAAAAGGGACCAAACATCTGATCTTTTGGGTTGGTGGAAATCAAATTCAGTCAAATTCCTGATACTGTCTAAAGTAGCTAAGCATGTTTTGGCAATGCCAATCTCTACTATAGCATCAGAGTCGGCATTTAGTACTGGTGGGAGAGTTATCGATAAGTATAGGAGTTCACTTAACACTGACACCGCAAAAGCTTTAATATGTGTACAAGATTGGATACGATCTTCATCGGTGGATCTTGAGCTCGGTTGTAATATGTCGAGTAAAGACATAGATGAATTGAATGAGAAGATGGCAG AAATGCTTTTAAAGGGTAAAAATTCATCCGATGACGGTCCACAAAAAGTGTGA